A single region of the Triticum dicoccoides isolate Atlit2015 ecotype Zavitan chromosome 2B, WEW_v2.0, whole genome shotgun sequence genome encodes:
- the LOC119365589 gene encoding peroxidase 1-like yields the protein MAPRSAALAVVVVAATLLALCGSTEAHTQLGAYNKTCPQAEDIVFKEMTAVLAKSPGLAGSLLRLFSVDCLLGGCEGSILLDSTANNTAEKDSPLNKDLRGYDVVDSIKAKLEAACPGIVSCADVLALAARDSVRITKGPYIPMPTGRQDGKRSSAADVAPNTPKPGANITDLIALFARFNLTAKDLAVLSGAHTIGKAHCSAFSPRLYNFTANNSASDPTLDANYTATLRGQCRAGDLATLVHLNPGSGTKFDLGYYRDVAASRGLLSTDAALLLDGDTRAYVMRQANATAPDEFFADFAASFVNMSKIGVLTHHKGEVRRQCSAVNPPSASSLAPVTVSAHAVLLASCFVSIVTMALVL from the exons ATGGCGCCGAGGTCAGCAGCTCTAGCGGTCGTCGTGGTGGCGGCTACGCTCCTTGCCCTGTGTGGCTCGACGGAGGCCCACACGCAGCTCGGGGCGTACAACAAGACGTGTCCCCAGGCCGAGGACATCGTGTTCAAGGAGATGACCGCCGTCCTCGCCAAGTCGCCCGGCCTCGCCGGCTCCCTGCTCAGGCTCTTCTCCGTCGACTGCTTGCTCGGA GGCTGCGAGGGGTCGATTCTTCTCGACTCCACGGCCAACAACACGGCGGAGAAGGACTCGCCGCTCAACAAGGACCTCCGCGGCTACGACGTCGTCGACTCCATCAAGGCAAAGCTCGAGGCGGCCTGCCCCGGcatcgtctcctgcgccgacgtccTCGCCCTCGCCGCTCGCGACTCCGTGCGGATC ACCAAGGGGCCGTACATCCCGATGCCAACGGGGCGGCAGGACGGAAAGAGGTCGTCTGCCGCCGACGTCGCCCCCAACACCCCCAAGCCGGGCGCCAACATCACCGACCTCATCGCCCTCTTTGCCAGGTTCAACCTCACCGCCAAGGACCTCGCCGTGCTCTCCGGCGCGCACACCATCGGCAAGGCTCACTGCTCCGCCTTCTCCCCTCGCCTCTACAACTTCACCGCCAACAACAGCGCCTCCGACCCCACGCTTGACGCCAACTACACGGCGACGCTCCGCGGCCAGTGCAGGGCCGGCGACCTCGCTACCCTGGTCCACCTCAACCCTGGCAGCGGCACCAAGTTCGACCTCGGGTACTACAGGGACGTCGCGGCGAGCAGGGGCCTCCTCTCCACCGACGCCGCGCTGCTCCTCGACGGAGACACCAGGGCCTACGTGATGCGCCAGGCCAATGCCACCGCGCCCGACGAGTTCTTCGCCGATTTCGCCGCGTCCTTCGTCAACATGAGCAAGATAGGCGTGCTGACGCACCACAAGGGCGAGGTAAGGAGGCAGTGCTCCGCTGTCAACCCGCCGTCAGCCTCCTCTTTGGCGCCTGTCACCGTGAGTGCGCATGCCGTGCTACTCGCGAGCTGTTTCGTCTCCATCGTTACCATGGCGCTTGTTCTCTAG